The genomic interval aacatgtttttaataagcacacagaaaaaaatgttttgtcaaaaataTCATTCCAGCGTAAATTAGACACTCAATTCTGCAGTAATATATTGtgaaataattgatttgataGTAGATCAGTGAATGGTGGTGGGCTTACTTCCATAGTTCATCTCAATACATGGTTCTCTGATGCTGTTAAAATTGTTTGGTTCTCCTTTCGCCCAGTTCTGGTAACCAAATGTGGAGCCATCACTCCAGAACCATTGTCTGTTCTGTTGGAAAGTGGTGAATGGGCTCAGTATCAAAACAGTTAAAGGTGCACTTTCTGAGCGTACGAACTCAAACGACACATTGGTCTTCTAGCAGTGCAAGATATCCCATCGCATCAGCAGTAACATGTAGACCGGCCCTGTTGAAAACCAATTAGCAGAAAGTGATGGATTTTAAAGGCCTTTAATTTGATGGTAGATTCTTGCCCCAAGTCTACAACGATTTAATCTAAAAATGGGTCCCATGTATTGGTGGCAGGGGACAAGGTAGCATTGAGAAAGCCTGCATTCACCACTACCCATACAAGCactgttgctctggataagagggtCTGATAGAGGactacaacatttgaaatgtagatCACCAAATTGCAAAATGGGCCAGAACGGTTTAACGTCACGATGCTGGTCCACTATAGGACAATGTCAGTTCAGGTGAAGCACCTTTCAAGTCACTGTTCCATTAACTCTTTAACAGAAAACAGGGTACCTTTACAAAGTGTGTCTAGACAGCATCAGAGCCCCCAATCCAGGCAGGGGAACCATCTGTCAACTGCAATAGAAAGTGGGACTCCTCTGGGCTGTGAACTGACACCAGGTTGGCCCCAAGGGTGAGACAGTGGCTCTATAGGTAGAGAAGACCTCATTAAACATTGGTTGGCTAGTCTttttacatgttatttaaatttgGTAACAACCACTAATGCCCTTTGAAACGTTATAATACTGTTGGTCTTAACCACTGGCTTATTTATAAAATCAACAGGATACAATAGTGCAAGTTCACAggtaaaaaagtaaaataacatgGTCTAGTTAGCATGATTCCGACAGCTACTCTGGACACTTGGCATTGATGCTCAACCCTGAGGAATTCCAGTTCCTGCAGGCACTAACACAGACTGTGAGCCTCCCGCTCTGGATCGGAGGTTCAGCCCAGGTAGAGTATATTTGGACTCACCGGGGGCATGCTCCCATGCTGgagattttttcccccaattaCGTCAGCTAAATGCACAATTTTCCAGGCTGTTTGAGATAAAAGAATGCCTCAAATTCTATACACTATCTGGGAAAATGATGACAGTTACTCAGTAAAAATCACCCAGTAGAGCCTACAacctattttgtatttaattgttctaCAGCTGTTGTGAATCCAAAACACCAAAAATGTTAAGGATGACTCATTTTCACCACTGGCAACTAAAAAGAGGCAACCATTATCTGACTATTTTTAAGTTAGCCTACATAGGTAAAATTGGATTTTGGTGTAAACATCATTACTAATCTTAAGAGTTCAGTTCTGTTTAGTTTGTGCTTAGCTGTTAAATTTGCTACATCAGAATCCatgaaatggaaaaaagaaCAATTGAAGCTATAACTGCACAACACGgtttattgtgtatttttaaacaatacacaagtaataataatgtaatataataaaacaatagaaaTCTGCTTTAAATCAAGAACAATTTAATAattcatgcatttcaatttaTACAAAAATTATCTCTAACAGGTAAAAGAGAAACTTAGAAAGAAAGCAATACAGGTGAGGATGAAGGCCAGGTGAGGAGGGTAGTGATGGTGTCAAGTGGAAGAACAGCGACAGCACTTCTGATAATCCTACAAGAAATAATAAGCATAAATCAATCAGAGGCAAACCATACAACTAATAATCAAACAAACCTAAACTAACACCTTTTTTTGGCCTATGGTATCCACCTTATTATTCACGGAAGAGTGGCACGGACATTTGTAAATGGAATGTGTCTGGCTTCCGATGTCATCCGCTTACAGTCATTTCTAGCTGTACAGAAAAGCTTGTTATGCATCTTGATTTTGGAAACTGGTATTTTTCTACCCTACCCTATTATTTTGATGTATTGAATTTGTCATAATTGTAAACACTAGTTTATAGCACAAATATTTGTATCATTAATAGCACTTTGTTATTCATCTCTTTATTTCCCTATATATGAACCGGAAATCTCACACATTCAGAAAATAGCTTACTTAGCTTCAAATTTGAAAGAAAAGGTGGATATACTGATTGCATGTTGTGTGGCATAAATGGATATGCATGTGGACTAAATGAGgggtgaaaaaaaataaataaatagattcaCATATGAATTACGTTTCCATCTTCTGCGGATTCGAACCGATTCACAAATTTCAAAAATCAatctaaatgtttaataatgtgaTGATGCATTATGAAGGAAGCTTATACTTGACTACCAAAgttctgttgaagtctaacacttccccgagttggtttgttggaaaggagaataaaacaccaggagtcaggtcaattaccgtatcatatgttcatttattacagaagcttctggagacacgtgtcgccgcacaatgtctaaggatcaacattcaacagatcattttatacttctattacgcccaaaagatagagtcgttaaattcacagaacaagtgtgctattggtccagttccagttctattccttataaggataaacgcaaacatcttcttgtctcctcctggtttctgtctggcctgtcagactatgtgtgtgtgtctctaacctgtgtcctgtttctcacaaaacagacatactaaatctttctctccccggcaactgcttaaacagggtttcctattctcctacttgctccttcagtttcagctcatattacaaacaattaatattttgtttcattggttacaacagcttataacaattcactaacttatacaatcaatacatctacattggtttcTATTTGTTATTAACAAATAGAAAAAGTCTTAAATGTTTAGTTTAGTCAAGCACACGTCAAGCTTTTCTTGTGATCTTTCCTTGTAGAAGTAGGCTACTTTAGTTTTTACATAAAAGAAACACATTCAACATGGACACGCAAGCGGTTTTCTGTGGTAACAAACAAATACCATTACCCGCCTATAAAGAGAATGAACATGTCCTGTATCAGAGGCTAAATTCATAAATATTGAGAAGGCAATGGCCTGTATTGATAGATTATAGAACAATTACCCAGGGGCGTAGTTtatgggggggatgggggggaggtAAACCCCTCAATATTCAAATCCATCAGTTACAACCCCCCCAATATTTCGACATGAGAATTACAGTAgatcaaatgaaaagtatgaagaattcgtatattttgtaacaataattgttcctactcaaatatgagtttgtcataatcaaataggaaaaaaataaataataatcctCCCCTCCATTGAACCGATTGATAACGCCCAAGGCgcactttttccaaaacaacgcGAGTGGAGAGCACATGAGTCACGACGACGGGTAACGTTCAAAAATGAAGAGAAGCGCTGCACAGCGGACTTTATTTAACTGCTGGTCAGAGagggatgtaaaaaaacaacagccatATACTGAGAATGAGGTATGAGAATATTGTGTAATAGCTAAGTACACACCAGTGAAACCAGatatattttagctagctaatctccatttcaatgtatttaacttATAGCTCACTTATCAGTATAACAAGTTACCAAATCAGCCGTCTGTTTTGCTAGTTCATTTTTCAATAGTGTCTGTAATTATCAatgacaaaagtattcacatcggtgtttgttttcttcctaaattaatCTGACTTTTTAACGAATTGGATGAATGAACGATTTACTGGCGGTTTCTGTACTTAAGGCGAGACACGGCAGGCAAAAACATCGTTTTTTTCACTGGTCAATGTTGAGATTTGGGGCTCTATGGGGGCTATTTGTCTTCAATAACATGACTTCTTTCAGACTTGTGGtgtaaaaaaagtcaaaaatacacattaggtctttattttactacatttcTAGTCTATTTGAGTCTCTTGATTTCGCCTAAATTCATCAAAAGTTGTCGTTCTAAATCAACTTGCTGCTCCGCGCGATCGCTGTTTGTACCCTGTCATATCATATATCACTGGAAAGGTCTCTCTCTCATGGTGAGTGCTGTCGGGTCTAAATATGCTAATTTCCTTTTTATCAGCAAGCAATCGTCAAATTAAAATTGGGCATTTTACTCTAAAAGCGGATCTCATTGGCTGATGTCAATTTCTGAGAAGGTAAAAAATTTGGCTACGCTCAAGTAAGAGACTCGGAGAGTCGGAAACCAGAAGATCAGTCCTtgaaggcgaaggcacaggcagggatgagcaggGACGCGAAACCGAGAAGCAGGCAagcaggtcaggaagccgggtgatcaatcagcggaggctacagtacaggctgggagagacggtaaggatatccaggggcaggcagggaggtcggtgtTCCGGGAAGGCTGTCCGTAACAACACAGGTAGGGTAGGCAGGGGGAAACACGACGGGGCAGACGAACAGGTCAAGACGCAGGGTTCTgtaaacgaggagagaggacgggaccGGAGGGTAGcgaacacaacaggctgggaatcaacaaaGTAATGAGCGAGCGCGATAgcaggcttggcaggtccactgagaacaatacctcacactggaggggaggtagagcacgggctaaatagaggggttaacagggcacaggtgttcaatattcaggtgattgggatctggagtgttgggtgcgttcatgcgtgctgggaagtgaaacggtggcaggtgcggagcgtggcggggaggagttggaccgggagtgacgggaaAACCTCACACCCAGAATGCATAGAAAATCTACCATAACATACATAACTGTGTGCACAGTACATAATtgttgaaaatacaaaataatgctGTCTAAATCTAATCTAACTCTAAAACTAAATCTACagtaacatactgtacaaaGGTTATACAGTAAGAAACTACAGAAATAATTTACAGTGTACTTGTCACTTTTCTCCTACCTCTTTTTGTCATAACTTCTGTTACTCATGCTCCACTCATCTCTGGAAATTTCTTCCACTGAATGAAGAAAGTATAAACCAAAGAAAGTATCTGTGTTGCTGATCACAAACTTAAGATTCAAAATGTACTAATCTGCTCTTCACTCTTTACTGCTAAACGCATTTTCATCTCTTGTCCATCTTCCAATTCACCTGCTTTCATATTTCATTTCTTTTCATCTctattttctttgctttttcCCCTCACTCATCCCTTTCTTCTCCACTCCTCAAATCCAGACTTCCACttgtcctcttctctcctatTTTTCCACTCCTCATCACacatttttctcctctctccttctcttaaCTTCTGCTTTTCACTTCATTCTCACTCCCCTcatcatctctcctcctcttgtcCTCCAGCCTCTCCAGCTCCACAGGTATATTCGTGTCCTTGTCTCTTCACACACTTATTTTTCCTCCTTGTTCATTTTCAGACTTATCTCCTTACTcggaatgtaataaatgtaaaagCTATTAACCATACAGAACTTCTGTAAATCTAACCAATTTAGTAACCAGCATATTAGGCATCTCCATTCTTTtgctcctttctctctccattctttGCCTCCTACACACTTTCTTCTATTTCTTCTCTGCATTCCTTTCCAACTGCCGTGCCTCCATTCTTTCTCTTGAAACTCTCTAAATCTTTGCTCTCCTATTGTTGTCTTGATTAAGCATTTTTCTGTTGCGGCGACATAAGGCTGTATCGACGTGGCTTTAATTGAGCAAATCTGTCAATAACGCTGTCAGGGTTGATGTCATTCAAATTGTCCTTTTCCATTGACATGATGGCCAAGTCATTGAGCCTGTCTTGACCCATGGTGTTCCTTAACCATGTATGAAGACAGCGCAACGCACAGAAGGAGCGTTCACAGCTGCTTACTGGAATCGTCAGGGCAACTTGGAAGAGAGCCTTCAGGCTGGGAAACATGTCTTCATCAAGCAGTTGGAACACAGTGGAGGTGTCAGGgactgtctctttctccatccttcTATTGATGAAACTTTTAGCCACTAGGAGTTCTTCTGGCTTCAACTGAATCTTATAATGGGATGCAAGGCTTTTGAGGGCTTCTTCAGAGAGAAAGGTCTCTGTGGTTGGGTTGCAAGCATGAATACCTGACATAAGTGCTTCTCCCAAAACCTGAAAACCAGGCTGACTCCACCACAAAACCATCATATCTTTTTTGTTTGGGACCCACAGGGAGCTGGATGTAATTTGCCTCACGTAAGGCCATGGCCCTCTTGAACACATCTTCACCACCAGAGTCTGTGCAGAGCTCTGTCAAAGCTTGAAGGACTGCCGTCTTGTATCTGTCTTGCATCTGTCTCTGGCCTCGTCTGCCATCACAGAGCACATCTTTGCAATCTTCATTTGCTTGATGATGCTTTCTGTGATTTCTTGTGAAATGCTGGTTCTTGTTTCATTTGGGATAAATGAGAGCGGTAAGTGGTATGAGAAGGGGGAGTATATTCTTGTAGAAATGGGTCAAATTGTTTAAGGAGCTTCATACATTCAATAAAGTTGCCTTGATTCTGGCTGGATTCCTGCTCATCATGCCCCCGGTATTGGATGCCTTGTTTTCCTAAAAGGTGGTTGCTTCCACAATGAAGGTACTGGCGTGTGTTCCTGTTCCGTGTAAAAACGTTGTTATATCCATAACTTACGGCCGTTTAGCCAGTAAGCTTGCGACACCGATGAAACATACTACATGACAAcatgcatgacaacaacccgccAGCCCCTGTTGACAAGTTAATGAGGAAGAAGATTTATATTCTTCTTCGTTAGTTTTAATTGGCAGTTGAcaaacaagatgagtgatgcgcGATGCATTACCGCCTGCCACCACGCACGGTAATAGagcttttgtttcattttttgccACTCCAGTCAGAAAGACTGAGAGGAAATGAAACAAAGtttaagttattttaaaaaaccTAAAAGAATCAGGGCTTTTGACCAAACATCTGGGGCTTAAGccagatttcttttttatatatctTTACATATTTAGTTTGCTACAAATAAGTTTTGTGTGGATCAGCATTTTATGCAAACTTTAGATTTTGCCCATGAACCAAGCTCTAAGTGGATGGAAACAAAGGTATTTTACAttgcaaataatacatttctaaagacTTAATTAGGAGCACCTGGGACGAAGCCAGCTCAGTAATCCAGGATAATCATCCTCACCTGTTTCAGGTCCttaaaaaggagaggagataCAGAACTCACATCACAGGGAGACTCAGTGGAGAGAGCTGAAGTGGGCTTAACAAGTGAAGTGTTAACTGGTGATTTCAGAAGGTGGGAGGTCAACAGGTGTCATTCTTATTCCACTGTTTGCCTTTATATCAAATGACGCTGTTCCCTGTGAGGTGAATTTAATGTCCTGGTTAAAGTGATGACCAGTGTTCCACTCTAGTGGAAAAGATAGTATTGACTTTTTTTCAGTACGTTCTTAACAACTGAGACCTGTTTAGTAAATGCTGTAGTAAGTTTGGACAGAACCTAAAATGTTGATGTTCTATAGTACATTTGTGAGTTTCTTCTGTGGTGAAAACCCTCCCAGTGGGATGATAAGTCATTTAGTCAGCATCAGTTTCCTTTTGCCAGTTTCAGCAAGTCTTTTGATGACAAATGGTCTTTGTCTTGTGTTCTCTTAGGATTACATCATGGGAGTGATTATGGTTTTCCTGCTTCTCATTGCTGCATTTTCTCTGGGAGATGCGAGTAAGCCACTCGGATGTAGTCGCATATGGCACCACTTTGGATCCCGCTGCTTCCGTTTTGAAGAGACTCTGAGGTCATGGACTGAGGCAGAGGTAGCCGTCTCACCCTAGATGTTTGGGTGTGGAAACACTACTGCATATTCCTGGTTTAATGACATTGTCCATCTTTGCCTCTTTAGCGTCACTGTCAGTCTCTTGGTGGACACCTGGCCTCAGTACACAGCTGGAAGGAGTCTAGGTTCCTGGAGACGTTGACTGTAGGTTCACCTTTGACCTGGATTGGAGGAAATGATGGTGGTCGGCCAGAGTTGAGAAAGGTACTTCGTCTGACTGGTGTAACGAAATGAGCTTCATCGGAATGACCACAGTTAGAAACACTCCACAGGGACAGTCTTGCTCCCAGATCTGTAAGGTCATTAGATATACTTGGAAATGGGTCTACAGGATGCTTGTGATGTCAAATCTGTTTGAAATATTGTGTGATGTCTTCAATAGCCTGTTCAGTTGACCAGTACTGTAGTTTAATGATGTCAATGTGAGCCAGTCTGTGTTTTTGGGACACCATAATATAGATGTTTGTTGATTTGGACTAAACAGTTTAACCGTCTTAGTGTTTCTATAGCTTTCCAAATGGATTGGTGTTCTGTGGTAGTTTGTGTAGTTGATGAATACCTAAATGTCATGGGTGTGATGGTGAAACCTACACTTCTCCACAGGACAGGAGCTGGTCCTGGACTGATGGCTCTGGATTTAATTACCATGAATGGGCACAAGGGGAACCCAACAACTATAATGGTGTCAGAGAGCCGTGTATTCAGATGAACTTTGGAGGTATAGTCATTCACCTGTCCATCACACACATCTAACTTGACAGTTCATTGAATCCCGTCTATGTAGGAGtaatttttactgttttctttgaagaaaaacatcGCTGGAATGACGACGTCTGTGAGAAGCGCTTTGCATCAGTCTGCTCCAGAAGCCGTTAAATGAACGTGTTGCTGTGACATCATCCTGTTGAATGATGTGGTTGTCAATAAAACAGCTGAACACATTTCTTGTGTCATTTGGTTTCATTTTACATGTCCTTGAGGGTTGTTAGTTCCAGAGTTTAGCATGGGGCAGTTTATGGTCATTTTAATTCAGTTGATTCAATCAAAATTCATGACCCTGATACTTATGTCTGTACACCACTGCAGCATTACTTGTGAAATTTCACAATCTAGATGTTTCATAGGAATTTGGTTTCTAGTAATACTTTCTGCTGGTGAGCAATTGCTTGTTGGGTTTAAGCTAATAATGGCCTGCAGGTCATAGTTTGTCCCAGCCACCATACTAACCCAAACAGTAGGTCATAGTTGTCAAAGGAAGTCATTAACTCATCAGCCCATTCCTATATTTCTGAATGTGATTGTAAATATAGACAATGGGTATTGCCCTTTTCTGGCCATGACGAAGTCTGTGAAGCGCTTTTGCATCAGTTTTCTCCAGAAGCCATTAAATGAACTTGTTGCTGtgacattgtcctgttgaatgCTGTGATTGAACACATTTTGTGGCATTTTGGGTTAATTTTACAAGTCATGTCCTTGAGGGTTTTTAGTTCCAGAGTCTAGGATGTGGCAGAGTTTTGTGTTATAGTACGGTTAGGATTAAAGTTATTAAATCAAGTTACTGAGTCAGGGCATCAACAAAAACCCTACTGGGACTCTGAATAGGAAATGTTCCCCAATACCAATCTAGACAATGTATGATCTGTTAGATGAGGCTGTGTTCAGGCAGTATACTTTGGTCTGTCTTATGTACAAGTCAAATTTTTCAGTGCAGATCTGACTGGtcaaagaaatcaacttttctaCCTTGCCAAAAAGACCTGGAGAGCAGTCAGTTTCATGCTCATTGTCCTCTGTCCTAAAATGCTGTTGGATGAGAACCTAATCCAAAGGGTTTTAAGACAGCCAGGAGAGAGGACATGAGCACTACATTGAGAATGTTAAAATAGGAAAATGAATACTTCACCTTTCCATAATCAGGTTATAATAGGAACACCTGGGGTAAAGCCAGCCTAGCAATCAAGAACAttcatctcacctgtgtctGGTCCTTAAAAAGGAGAGCAGTGACACAGAACTCACATCACAGGGAGGATCATTGGAGAGATTTGTAGAGGTCTTAAGTGAGATAACTGACAATTTCATAAGGTGAGAGGTCAACAGGTCTGATTACACTGTCTTTATGCCACATGACACTAGTCCCTGTTTTGTGAATTTAGTGTCCTGGTTAAAGTGATGATTACAGTGATCTTCTTTGGTTGAGATGGTAGCTAGTGCTAGTGTAGTATTGACTTAATTTTAACAAGAAATGGTATTTGTCTTGTTCTTTCAGGAATCCCTCACCATGGCAGGGTTGATTATTTTCCTGCTGCTCAGTGCTGCCTTTTCTCTGGGAGATCCACATTGGCGTAAGAGTGGCCTTCATATTTCAGCATCGTTTGTGATTAACTGGTTTGGGGAAAAATCTTCAACAGTTTAATGCAATTTGTTGGTTAGTCATGGCTCTTGtaaatttgtttttgaatgtaccCAGTTATTTTACAACCACTATTTAGATCTTTTTCTTATGGTTGTTTTACAGGGCCACACAGGTGCCCTGGGGAATGGCGCCAGTTTGGTTCCCATTGTGTCATTTTCGATGAGACTCCAAGATCTTGGGCGGCTGCGGAGGTAGCCCCCTAACTCTAGAATGGGGTGGATAAACACGACCGCACATCACTGGTTAAATGACATTGTCCATCTTTGCCTCTTCCTTTAGTTCCACTGTCAGTCTCTTGGTGGACACCTGGCCTCAGTACACAGCTGGCTGGAGTCTATATTTCTGCAGGCGTTGACTATAGATTTACCTTTGACCTGGATTGGAGGAACGGATGGTGGTCAGCCTCAGATGACACAGGTACCTCGTCATACTGGTGTAACAAAACACGCTGTATCAGTGACTACAGTTAGAAACACTCCACAGGGACAGTCTTGCTCCCAGTTTAGTAAGGTGTTTGGGTATATCTGGAAATATGTCACAGGGTGCTTGTGATGTC from Esox lucius isolate fEsoLuc1 chromosome 24, fEsoLuc1.pri, whole genome shotgun sequence carries:
- the LOC105030911 gene encoding ladderlectin-like isoform X2, which codes for MAGLIIFLLLSAAFSLGDPHWRPHRCPGEWRQFGSHCVIFDETPRSWAAAEFHCQSLGGHLASVHSWLESIFLQALTIDLPLTWIGGTDGGQPQMTQYKSWSWTDGSGFNYRQWAEGMPNNSIAGESCIQMNFGDKHRWNNEVCEKPFASVCSQSD
- the LOC105030911 gene encoding ladderlectin-like isoform X1, with the protein product MAGLIIFLLLSAAFSLGDPHWRPHRCPGEWRQFGSHCVIFDETPRSWAAAEFHCQSLGGHLASVHSWLESIFLQALTIDLPLTWIGGTDGGQPQMTQVPRHTGYKSWSWTDGSGFNYRQWAEGMPNNSIAGESCIQMNFGDKHRWNNEVCEKPFASVCSQSD